In the genome of Populus alba chromosome 11, ASM523922v2, whole genome shotgun sequence, one region contains:
- the LOC118031539 gene encoding sucrose transport protein SUC4 isoform X1 → MSVANPEPHRVSRSRQTNRPPSTRHHQQQSSRVPLRQLLRVTSIAGGIQFGWALQLSLLTPYVQELGIPHKWASIIWLCGPLSGLFVQPLVGVMSDRCTSRFGRRRPFIFAGSLLIAISVLIIGHSADIGWWLGDRGGVRPRAIGAFVFGFWILDVANNMTQGPCRALLADLTGKDHRRTRVANAYFSLFMAVGNILGFATGSYNGWYKVFPFTVTSACNIDCANLKSAFYLDVVFMAITACISIAAAQESPLDLPARSMLADEETPGHSNSEQEAFIWELFGTFRCFPSTVWIILLVTALNWIGWFPFLLFDTDWMGREIYGGKPNEGQNYNTGVRMGAFGLMFNSVILGVTSVLMEKLCSKWGAGFLWGLSNILMALCFLSMLVLSYVASHIGYMGHSLPPDSIVVIALVIFAVLGMPLAITYSVPYAMVSSRIESLGLGQGLSMGVLNLAIVLPQVVVSVGSGPWDQIFGGGNSPAIAIGALAAFAAGIIAILGIRRSGVQKPMVFS, encoded by the exons ATGTCAGTCGCTAACCCAGAGCCACATCGAGTCAGCAGGTCTCGACAAACCAACCGACCCCCATCAACTCGACACCATCAACAACAATCAAGCAGGGTTCCGTTACGCCAACTCCTCCGCGTGACATCAATCGCTGGTGGGATACAATTCGGCTGGGCGTTACAGCTCTCTCTCTTAACACCCTACGTGCAGGAGCTAGGAATCCCTCACAAATGGGCCAGTATAATCTGGTTGTGCGGCCCATTATCGGGATTGTTTGTGCAACCTCTTGTTGGCGTCATGAGCGATCGGTGCACCAGCCGGTTTGGAAGGCGGAGGCCGTTTATTTTTGCGGGTTCGCTTTTGATTGCGATATCGGTTTTGATTATCGGTCATTCCGCTGACATTGGGTGGTGGTTAGGCGATAGAGGAGGTGTTAGACCAAGAGCAATTGGCGCTTTTGTGTTTGGGTTTTGGATTCTCGATGTTGCTAATAATATGACCCAGGGTCCTTGTCGTGCTCTTCTCGCTGATCTTACTG GAAAAGATCATCGAAGAACTAGAGTCGCAAATGCTTATTTCTCACTTTTCATGGCTGTTGGTAATATTCTTGGTTTTGCCACTGGATCATATAATGGGTGGTACAAGGTTTTTCCTTTTACTGTTACTTCTGCATGCAATATTGACTGTGCGAATCTCAAGTCTGCCTTTTATCTCGATGTTGTTTTCATGGCAATTACTGCCTGCATAAGCATCGCAGCAGCTCAAGAATCACCTCTAGATTTACCTGCCAGATCTATGCTCGCTGATGAGGAAACGCCAGGCCATTCAAACTCTGAACAAGAGGCTTTCATCTGGGAGCTATTTGGGACTTTTAGATGTTTCCCATCAACTGTATGGATAATATTGCTTGTTACTGCTCTGAATTGGATTGGTTGGTTTCCATTTCTGCTCTTCGACACTGACTGGATGGGTCGAGAAATTTATGGTGGCAAGCCAAATGAAGGACAGAATTATAACACTGGAGTCAGAATGGGTGCATTTGGTCTGATGTTCAATTCAGTAATTCTTGGAGTGACATCTGTGCTCATGGAGAAGCTCTGCAGCAAGTGGGGAGCAGGTTTCTTATGGGGCCTTTCGAACATCTTAATGGCTCTCTGCTTTCTTTCAATGCTTGTACTCTCCTATGTGGCAAGCCATATTGGCTACATGGGACATAGTCTACCGCCAGATAGCATTGTAGTAATTGCACTAGTGATTTTTGCAGTGCTTGGCATGCCATTGGCG ATCACTTACAGTGTTCCATATGCTATGGTTTCCTCACGTATTGAATCCTTGGGACTTGGACAAG GGTTGTCAATGGGTGTTCTTAATCTGGCAATTGTGCTTCCACAG GTGGTGGTTTCTGTCGGAAGTGGACCATGGGATCAAATATTTGGTGGTGGAAACTCCCCAGCTATTGCTATTGGAGCACTTGCTGCCTTTGCTGCTGGAATTATAGCCATCTTGGGTATTCGTCGATCAGGAGTTCAAAAGCCCATGGTCTTCTCATGA
- the LOC118031539 gene encoding sucrose transport protein SUC4 isoform X2 gives MSVANPEPHRVSRSRQTNRPPSTRHHQQQSSRVPLRQLLRVTSIAGGIQFGWALQLSLLTPYVQELGIPHKWASIIWLCGPLSGLFVQPLVGVMSDRCTSRFGRRRPFIFAGSLLIAISVLIIGHSADIGWWLGDRGGVRPRAIGAFVFGFWILDVANNMTQGPCRALLADLTGKDHRRTRVANAYFSLFMAVGNILGFATGSYNGWYKVFPFTVTSACNIDCANLKSAFYLDVVFMAITACISIAAAQESPLDLPARSMLADEETPGHSNSEQEAFIWELFGTFRCFPSTVWIILLVTALNWIGWFPFLLFDTDWMGREIYGGKPNEGQNYNTGVRMGAFGLMFNSVILGVTSVLMEKLCSKWGAGFLWGLSNILMALCFLSMLVLSYVASHIGYMGHSLPPDSIVVIALVIFAVLGMPLAITYSVPYAMVSSRIESLGLGQGLSMGVLNLAIVLPQMARAEASI, from the exons ATGTCAGTCGCTAACCCAGAGCCACATCGAGTCAGCAGGTCTCGACAAACCAACCGACCCCCATCAACTCGACACCATCAACAACAATCAAGCAGGGTTCCGTTACGCCAACTCCTCCGCGTGACATCAATCGCTGGTGGGATACAATTCGGCTGGGCGTTACAGCTCTCTCTCTTAACACCCTACGTGCAGGAGCTAGGAATCCCTCACAAATGGGCCAGTATAATCTGGTTGTGCGGCCCATTATCGGGATTGTTTGTGCAACCTCTTGTTGGCGTCATGAGCGATCGGTGCACCAGCCGGTTTGGAAGGCGGAGGCCGTTTATTTTTGCGGGTTCGCTTTTGATTGCGATATCGGTTTTGATTATCGGTCATTCCGCTGACATTGGGTGGTGGTTAGGCGATAGAGGAGGTGTTAGACCAAGAGCAATTGGCGCTTTTGTGTTTGGGTTTTGGATTCTCGATGTTGCTAATAATATGACCCAGGGTCCTTGTCGTGCTCTTCTCGCTGATCTTACTG GAAAAGATCATCGAAGAACTAGAGTCGCAAATGCTTATTTCTCACTTTTCATGGCTGTTGGTAATATTCTTGGTTTTGCCACTGGATCATATAATGGGTGGTACAAGGTTTTTCCTTTTACTGTTACTTCTGCATGCAATATTGACTGTGCGAATCTCAAGTCTGCCTTTTATCTCGATGTTGTTTTCATGGCAATTACTGCCTGCATAAGCATCGCAGCAGCTCAAGAATCACCTCTAGATTTACCTGCCAGATCTATGCTCGCTGATGAGGAAACGCCAGGCCATTCAAACTCTGAACAAGAGGCTTTCATCTGGGAGCTATTTGGGACTTTTAGATGTTTCCCATCAACTGTATGGATAATATTGCTTGTTACTGCTCTGAATTGGATTGGTTGGTTTCCATTTCTGCTCTTCGACACTGACTGGATGGGTCGAGAAATTTATGGTGGCAAGCCAAATGAAGGACAGAATTATAACACTGGAGTCAGAATGGGTGCATTTGGTCTGATGTTCAATTCAGTAATTCTTGGAGTGACATCTGTGCTCATGGAGAAGCTCTGCAGCAAGTGGGGAGCAGGTTTCTTATGGGGCCTTTCGAACATCTTAATGGCTCTCTGCTTTCTTTCAATGCTTGTACTCTCCTATGTGGCAAGCCATATTGGCTACATGGGACATAGTCTACCGCCAGATAGCATTGTAGTAATTGCACTAGTGATTTTTGCAGTGCTTGGCATGCCATTGGCG ATCACTTACAGTGTTCCATATGCTATGGTTTCCTCACGTATTGAATCCTTGGGACTTGGACAAG GGTTGTCAATGGGTGTTCTTAATCTGGCAATTGTGCTTCCACAG ATGGCAAGGGCCGAAGCCTCAATATGA
- the LOC118031538 gene encoding protein DETOXIFICATION 48 gives MCNPTPAKPSSFLCTKKPQFSNKPNKTMDPYTDDDQEEQLHGWPTPSEALQEIKEIAKISGPTAMTGLVLYSRAMISMLFLGYLGELELAGGSLSIGFANITGYSVLSGLAMGMEPICGQAYGAKHWKILGLTLQRTVLLLLSTSVPISFMWLNMKSILLWCGQDKEISSVAHTFILFSIPDLFLLSLLHPLRIYLRTQSITLPITYCSAISVLLHVPLNFLLVVHFKMGIAGVAIAMVWTNLNLFLSLASFIYFSGVYKDSWVSPSMDCLRGWSSLLALAVPTCVSVCLEWWWYEFMIMLCGLLINPKATVASMGILIQTTSLVYVFPSSLSLGVSTRVGNELGANRPAKARVSMIVSLVCAVALGLMAMLFTTLMRHHWGRFFTNDAEILELTSIALPIAGLCELGNCPQTTGCGVLRGSARPTIGANINLGSFYLVGMPVAMFLGFVAKMGFAGLWLGLLAAQASCALLMLYALCTTDWTVQVDRARLLTQTSGACTTPILPVSSSKPEVMTTKEANSNKANLEDILCINDDLVKSASLETDPLISTTQTVH, from the exons ATGTGCAATCCAACCCCAGCTAAACCATCCTCATTTCTCTGTACCAAGAAACCTCAGTTCAGtaataaaccaaacaaaactatGGATCCTTACACCGATGATGATCAGGAAGAACAGTTACATGGATGGCCAACTCCTTCTGAG GCCTTGcaagaaatcaaagaaatagCGAAGATATCTGGCCCAACAGCAATGACTGGTCTTGTTCTGTATTCAAGAGCGATGATCTCCATGCTTTTTCTTGGCTATCTTGGGGAGCTTGAACTTGCTGGTGGCTCACTCTCTATAGGTTTCGCCAACATCACTGGCTACTCTGTGCTCTCTGGTTTAGCTATGGGAATGGAACCCATCTGTGGACAAGCTTATGGAGCAAAACACTGGAAGATACTTGGCTTGACTCTTCAAAGAACtgttctcctcctcctctccacCTCTGTTCCAATATCCTTCATGTGGCTAAACATGAAGAGCATCCTTTTATGGTGTGGTCAAGACAAAGAAATATCTTCAGTGGCCCAtactttcattcttttttccaTTCCTGATCTCTTCCTTCTTTCACTTCTTCACCCGCTAAGAATCTATCTCAGGACGCAAAGCATTACATTACCGATAACTTATTGTTCAGCCATCTCTGTTCTTCTCCATGTCCCTTTGAATTTCCTTCTTGTTGTCCATTTCAAAATGGGAATTGCAGGGGTGGCGATAGCCATGGTTTGGACCAATCTCAATCTCTTTCTCTCACTCGCTTCTTTCATTTACTTCTCTGGTGTATATAAAGATTCATGGGTTTCTCCGAGCATGGATTGCCTTAGAGGATGGTCATCTTTGCTAGCCCTTGCTGTGCCCACTTGTGTTTCTGTTTGCCTTGAGTGGTGGTGGTATGAGTTCATGATAATGCTTTGCGGACTACTCATTAACCCAAAAGCGACAGTAGCTTCAATGGGAATTCTTATCCAGACAACGTCGTTAGTCTATGTTTTTCCATCATCTCTAAGCCTTGGAGTCTCGACAAGAGTTGGAAATGAGCTAGGGGCCAACCGCCCTGCAAAAGCCCGCGTTTCCATGATTGTTTCCCTGGTATGTGCGGTCGCTTTGGGCCTTATGGCCATGCTTTTCACAACATTGATGAGGCATCATTGGGGCAGATTTTTCACTAACGATGCTGAAATCCTAGAGCTCACATCAATAGCATTGCCAATTGCTGGGCTTTGCGAGCTTGGAAATTGCCCCCAGACAACTGGTTGTGGGGTTTTAAGAGGGAGTGCTAGGCCTACCATTGGAGCAAATATCAATTTAGGTTCGTTTTACTTGGTGGGAATGCCAGTTGCAATGTTTCTGGGGTTCGTGGCTAAAATGGGGTTTGCAGGACTCTGGCTCGGATTGCTTGCAGCTCAAGCTTCTTGTGCCTTGTTGATGCTCTATGCTCTATGCACAACAGACTGGACGGTTCAAGTAGACAGAGCAAGATTGCTCACACAAACATCTGGAGCGTGCACTACCCCAATATTACCAGTATCATCGTCCAAGCCAGAGGTTATGACCACTAAGGAAGCTAACAGTAACAAGGCTAATCTTGAAGACATATTGTGCATTAATGACGATCTTGTGAAGTCAGCTTCACTTGAAACAGACCCACTGATATCCACAACACAAACCGTGCATTAA